One genomic segment of Brevibacillus laterosporus LMG 15441 includes these proteins:
- the ligD gene encoding non-homologous end-joining DNA ligase: MAIATKEYRLEIEGKELVITNPDKPLWPKASVTKLIYLQYLIQMAPYILPYTTDRFLTVIRYPHGVEDKSFYQKNLPDYAPEWIPRAVDGSITYALLNDTATLIWMANQAVLEWHIAFHTYQEEWPTELVFDLDPSTPDFRDAIEASLYLKEILDELQLNSYPKTSGASGIQVYIPIQPGYAFEQTRKVGEFICNYLTQKYPKTLTIERLTKNRGTKLYLDYLQHWRGKTLPAPYTTRAKELATVSAPLSWSEIESVHPSDFTIHTMPERVKQKGDLFLPLQQQENRSTLDHILDILS; the protein is encoded by the coding sequence TTGCTACGAAAGAGTATCGTTTAGAGATCGAAGGAAAAGAACTAGTTATCACCAATCCCGATAAGCCTCTTTGGCCTAAAGCCAGCGTAACCAAACTCATCTATTTACAATATCTCATACAAATGGCTCCTTATATACTCCCTTATACAACTGATCGATTTTTAACTGTGATTCGCTATCCGCATGGAGTCGAGGATAAATCGTTTTACCAAAAAAATCTTCCAGATTATGCGCCAGAGTGGATTCCACGTGCTGTAGATGGCTCTATCACCTATGCATTGTTAAATGATACTGCCACACTGATCTGGATGGCCAATCAGGCTGTATTAGAATGGCACATTGCTTTTCATACCTATCAAGAGGAATGGCCTACTGAGTTGGTTTTTGATCTTGATCCATCCACTCCCGATTTTAGAGATGCAATAGAAGCTAGTTTGTATCTAAAAGAGATTCTGGATGAGCTACAGCTCAACAGCTATCCCAAAACATCGGGGGCCAGTGGTATCCAAGTTTATATTCCTATTCAGCCAGGCTATGCTTTCGAACAAACTCGAAAGGTAGGAGAATTTATTTGTAACTATCTGACGCAAAAATATCCGAAAACATTAACCATCGAACGTTTGACGAAGAATCGAGGAACGAAGTTATATCTCGATTACTTACAGCATTGGCGCGGCAAAACATTACCCGCTCCCTACACAACCAGAGCCAAGGAACTAGCAACAGTCTCCGCCCCTCTAAGCTGGTCGGAAATAGAGAGTGTACATCCTAGTGATTTTACTATCCACACAATGCCTGAACGGGTCAAACAAAAAGGAGACTTATTTCTTCCTTTACAACAGCAAGAAAATCGATCTACTCTAGACCATATTTTAGATATATTAAGCTAA
- the lgt gene encoding prolipoprotein diacylglyceryl transferase encodes MYDPIAFSIGSLDVHWYGLIMGTAFLVGTYLARYNAKRSGIDPDHILNMVVWIIPAAIVCARLYYVAFEWSTYKENLLDIFKVWNGGLAIHGGLIGGFIAGALYIKKYNLPFLTLADAMMPSVILGQAIGRWGNFMNQEAHGDVASAAFMSHFPAFIREQMFIQGQYYHPTFLYESLWNILVLALLLLMLYQFKKFDGQILGSYLILYSFGRFFIEGMRTDSLYLGPLRIAQVASLVLMVAGFIVLVYCYRRQKKIGSKQKDSM; translated from the coding sequence TTGTATGATCCGATTGCCTTTTCCATCGGAAGCTTAGATGTCCATTGGTATGGACTTATTATGGGGACTGCTTTTTTAGTAGGAACATATCTCGCGCGTTATAATGCCAAGCGCTCTGGTATAGATCCCGATCACATTTTAAACATGGTGGTCTGGATTATTCCTGCCGCTATTGTTTGTGCTCGTCTTTATTACGTAGCCTTTGAGTGGAGCACGTATAAAGAGAACTTGCTCGATATCTTTAAAGTCTGGAATGGTGGTCTGGCAATCCACGGAGGACTCATTGGCGGATTTATCGCTGGTGCTTTGTATATAAAAAAATACAACCTGCCTTTCCTTACATTAGCAGATGCTATGATGCCTAGTGTTATCTTGGGTCAAGCCATCGGTCGTTGGGGTAATTTTATGAATCAAGAAGCACATGGGGATGTAGCTTCTGCCGCATTCATGTCTCACTTCCCTGCCTTTATCCGTGAACAAATGTTCATCCAAGGTCAATACTACCATCCTACTTTCTTGTATGAATCCTTGTGGAATATACTTGTCCTTGCTCTCTTATTATTGATGCTGTACCAGTTCAAAAAATTTGATGGACAAATTTTAGGCAGTTACCTGATTTTATATTCATTTGGCCGTTTCTTTATTGAAGGAATGCGTACAGACTCCTTGTATCTCGGACCTTTACGCATCGCCCAAGTAGCGAGCCTTGTTTTGATGGTAGCAGGCTTCATCGTCCTAGTTTACTGCTATCGCAGACAAAAAAAGATCGGTTCCAAGCAAAAAGATAGTATGTAG
- a CDS encoding inorganic phosphate transporter codes for MLNLSPELIILILVVIMALGFDFINGFHDTANAIATSVSTRALSPRTAILMAAIFNLVGALTYTGVAKTIGSDIANPFQLENGLVVVLAALVAAILWNLITWWFGIPSSSSHALIGGIAGAVVGAEGFSAVNYGGFIKIIQGLIFSPLIAFVVGFIVIKLVSKIVANMPYHKTNRGFRYLQVLSASWQAFSHGANDAQKTMGIITFAMVSGGFATTTDIPLWVKVSAALAMAFGTSVGGWRIIKTLGGKIMKIKPISGFSADISSAFIITLFTILKLPVSTTHVISSAIMGVGASQKFSAVKWGVAGRIVFTWVITLPTVALLAAVSYRVLDVFL; via the coding sequence ATGCTTAATCTGTCGCCAGAACTAATCATCCTCATTCTTGTGGTGATTATGGCTTTGGGCTTTGACTTTATCAATGGATTTCATGATACAGCCAATGCAATTGCAACCTCGGTGTCAACTCGTGCGCTAAGCCCACGTACGGCCATTCTCATGGCTGCGATCTTTAACTTGGTCGGTGCGCTTACTTATACAGGTGTTGCCAAAACGATTGGTAGCGATATTGCTAATCCATTTCAGCTAGAAAATGGTTTAGTGGTAGTTCTTGCTGCTTTGGTGGCTGCAATTCTTTGGAACCTGATTACTTGGTGGTTCGGTATTCCTAGCTCTTCCTCCCATGCATTAATCGGTGGAATTGCAGGTGCGGTGGTAGGAGCTGAAGGCTTTAGTGCGGTTAATTATGGTGGCTTTATCAAAATCATTCAAGGTTTGATTTTTTCTCCGCTCATTGCCTTTGTAGTTGGTTTTATTGTTATTAAACTTGTTTCCAAAATCGTCGCTAACATGCCTTATCACAAGACAAACAGAGGCTTCCGCTATTTACAGGTGCTGTCTGCTTCCTGGCAAGCATTTAGCCATGGTGCAAATGATGCACAGAAGACGATGGGAATCATTACTTTTGCAATGGTTTCAGGTGGTTTCGCTACAACAACAGATATCCCGTTATGGGTGAAGGTGTCAGCCGCTCTTGCCATGGCATTCGGAACCTCTGTTGGGGGATGGAGAATTATCAAAACGCTAGGTGGCAAGATTATGAAGATCAAGCCGATTTCAGGCTTTTCAGCTGATATATCCTCTGCGTTTATCATTACTCTATTTACGATTCTGAAATTGCCGGTTAGTACCACTCATGTTATTTCCTCCGCTATTATGGGGGTAGGTGCCTCACAGAAATTCTCTGCTGTTAAGTGGGGGGTTGCAGGACGTATCGTTTTCACATGGGTGATTACGCTTCCAACAGTAGCTCTCTTAGCTGCTGTCAGCTATCGTGTTCTTGATGTGTTTTTATAA
- a CDS encoding DUF47 domain-containing protein — protein sequence MIKSNKTTFFDLFEQQAATVHKGSHLFFEMVSNYQNLQEKVAEIKAVEKEGDAVVRQIMNQLNSTFITPLEREDIHALAHTLDSVIDLIDGTAECMYLYQVKQVDKRVLAQANILHQLTSKLIELIRTLRKLDHNVVEGIAKDIKALEHESDANYRKMVSELLNTPGQDPIEAIKLKEIYEKLEDCADFAEDVSNLVEGIVLKNA from the coding sequence ATGATCAAATCTAACAAAACAACATTCTTCGATCTTTTTGAACAGCAAGCTGCGACTGTACATAAAGGTTCCCATCTCTTTTTTGAAATGGTTAGTAACTACCAAAATTTACAGGAGAAAGTAGCTGAAATTAAAGCAGTTGAAAAAGAAGGCGATGCTGTTGTTCGTCAAATAATGAACCAGTTGAACTCAACATTTATCACACCGTTGGAACGTGAGGATATTCACGCGTTGGCTCATACACTGGATTCCGTTATTGACTTGATTGATGGTACTGCAGAATGCATGTATCTCTACCAGGTAAAACAAGTAGACAAGCGTGTTCTAGCTCAAGCGAATATCCTACACCAGCTAACCTCTAAACTAATTGAATTGATTCGCACTCTACGTAAGCTGGATCATAACGTAGTAGAGGGTATCGCAAAGGATATTAAAGCACTTGAGCATGAATCAGATGCGAACTATCGCAAAATGGTTTCTGAGCTGTTAAATACACCAGGGCAAGACCCAATTGAAGCGATTAAGCTGAAAGAGATATATGAAAAACTGGAAGACTGTGCTGATTTTGCTGAGGACGTCTCTAATCTGGTTGAAGGGATTGTGCTGAAGAATGCTTAA
- a CDS encoding GGDEF domain-containing protein, with translation MRYRYRGAGIGFLLGCLWWWLGAVSQVSFQSVYVPFFLAVLQGACGFYYGKKLEDYKKQAHHDSLTEVLVNRQFFKMMDREIQKAKIHEYSVTLLVIDLDHFKKYNDEHGHLEGDRLLKRFAGFLRENVRGNDLVGRWGGEEFVVLLPHTCLEEGVDVGLRLQNKIRQEVGEVTVSIGVASYPDHAATATELTAYADQIMYQAKKQRDCLYSGPVGGEIKFWHRDTNHIPLH, from the coding sequence TTGAGATATCGATATAGAGGAGCAGGTATCGGATTTCTGCTCGGTTGCTTATGGTGGTGGCTTGGCGCCGTTTCTCAGGTCTCTTTTCAATCTGTCTATGTTCCATTTTTTTTAGCAGTTCTCCAAGGTGCATGCGGCTTTTATTATGGAAAAAAGCTTGAGGACTATAAAAAACAGGCTCATCATGATTCACTAACAGAAGTTCTGGTTAATCGACAGTTTTTTAAAATGATGGACAGGGAAATTCAAAAAGCAAAAATCCACGAATATTCAGTCACATTACTGGTTATTGATCTGGATCATTTTAAAAAATACAACGATGAGCATGGTCACTTGGAAGGTGATAGGCTTTTGAAGCGCTTTGCGGGATTTTTACGTGAAAATGTCAGGGGAAATGATCTAGTTGGACGGTGGGGAGGCGAGGAATTTGTGGTGCTACTTCCGCATACCTGCCTAGAGGAAGGAGTGGATGTAGGACTGCGTTTACAGAACAAAATTAGACAGGAAGTAGGCGAAGTGACAGTTAGTATAGGGGTAGCTTCCTATCCCGATCATGCTGCTACAGCTACGGAGCTTACTGCCTATGCAGACCAAATTATGTACCAAGCTAAAAAACAACGTGATTGCTTATATAGTGGTCCAGTGGGCGGGGAGATAAAATTTTGGCATCGTGACACCAACCACATTCCACTTCATTAA
- a CDS encoding VOC family protein has product MEWGSAWICLLERPEIFPIKLEQQHLHHCAFYINEEDFDIAVDLLRKREIMLVKGPIFRGGGKSVYFHDPDKIMLELHTSTLHQRMSNWT; this is encoded by the coding sequence TTGGAATGGGGAAGTGCTTGGATATGCCTATTGGAGAGGCCGGAAATATTTCCGATTAAACTTGAGCAACAGCACCTTCATCATTGTGCCTTCTATATAAACGAGGAGGATTTTGACATAGCAGTGGATCTGCTACGTAAGAGGGAAATCATGCTAGTAAAAGGCCCTATTTTTCGTGGAGGGGGCAAAAGCGTATATTTTCATGATCCCGATAAGATTATGCTAGAACTACATACCAGTACATTGCATCAAAGGATGAGTAATTGGACCTAA
- a CDS encoding VOC family protein, with protein MNEQANSSGNIGVIGFSHITLQVSNLEQSLRFYCEKLQMKMVHQGENRCILGMGKCLDMPIGEAGNISD; from the coding sequence ATGAATGAACAGGCAAATTCATCAGGAAATATAGGAGTTATAGGTTTTAGTCATATCACTCTACAGGTCTCAAATCTGGAACAATCTTTACGTTTCTATTGTGAGAAATTGCAAATGAAAATGGTTCATCAAGGGGAGAACAGATGCATACTTGGAATGGGGAAGTGCTTGGATATGCCTATTGGAGAGGCCGGAAATATTTCCGATTAA
- a CDS encoding MarR family winged helix-turn-helix transcriptional regulator: MNPSSYLADVCNSLGHNLHRIGQLTREETNKVLKPYDLTPEQWQMLAVLYKTNGVTPTELGEITLRDKTTISRILPGLFKKGFIYKEAHPQDSRSYVVKLVDQYQSMVEESLMKIREHYQTSFFAPLSKDEQQQLLQLLVKLRKGVGDL; the protein is encoded by the coding sequence ATGAACCCTAGCTCGTACTTAGCTGATGTATGTAATAGTTTAGGTCATAATCTTCATCGAATTGGTCAGCTTACCCGTGAGGAAACGAATAAGGTATTAAAGCCTTACGATCTCACCCCTGAACAGTGGCAAATGCTTGCTGTCTTATATAAAACAAATGGTGTTACCCCAACAGAACTAGGGGAGATTACCTTACGTGACAAAACGACTATCTCTCGAATTTTGCCTGGATTATTTAAAAAGGGATTTATTTATAAGGAAGCACATCCTCAAGATTCCCGTAGTTATGTGGTTAAGCTAGTAGATCAGTATCAAAGTATGGTAGAAGAATCATTAATGAAAATCCGAGAGCATTATCAAACTAGTTTTTTTGCCCCTCTATCAAAAGATGAGCAACAGCAATTATTACAGTTGTTAGTTAAATTACGTAAAGGTGTAGGCGACTTGTAA
- a CDS encoding diguanylate cyclase, which produces MSINKNQKQLYEARKLFLRGLTNQLNRMEQYLEQYVYEQNRQSAQAIYHIAQTWKENVSIYGLAAIGNVADLLLKELEWTQTDYEKRRAPQQLQKVHMLISQLKMELSLSHMETVQEEKQMQEDRLVNKKAYRLLLIDDDEVSRAYLLKRLSQEGYLVEEANSAEEAKRLLWERTFDLIMLDLTMQTQSGYEIFEYVRNDLVLKWIPLVVLSGKKDRKDKIRCYRMGADHYVTKPFHFEELEACIYRLLTRTQYYEHMAFRDPLTGVNNRRSFDHQMQVELAQTRRKQEPISIAFLDIDYFKKINDSYGHHIGDLVLQGVGHKIQQSLRETDILARYGGEEFVIAFPGTSAEQATMVLERIRDQLQQSPVLQIDGRDFHITFSAGVADWDHIMPQHKWLELADRAMYKAKRQGRNQIVRAKLERDKPRNEPEAKKKKCLLIADDDPMIRSILRTKLAHLEVDIVEATDGKEALEAMRKRRPQLCILGGITPKLDGFSLLQIVRQDQALRKMRIIMLLARNNQKDIIQGLSLGADDYMSKPFSMLELELRVKRLLYAE; this is translated from the coding sequence TTACCACATTGCTCAGACTTGGAAAGAGAATGTCTCTATCTATGGTTTAGCGGCAATTGGCAACGTAGCTGATTTATTACTAAAGGAATTGGAATGGACACAAACGGATTATGAAAAAAGACGGGCTCCTCAACAGCTTCAGAAAGTTCATATGCTAATTAGTCAATTAAAAATGGAACTGAGCTTGAGTCACATGGAAACGGTACAGGAAGAGAAACAAATGCAGGAGGATCGGCTAGTAAATAAAAAAGCATATCGATTGCTTTTAATTGATGACGATGAGGTTTCGCGAGCCTATTTACTCAAACGCCTTTCTCAAGAGGGATATCTTGTGGAAGAGGCTAATAGTGCGGAAGAGGCGAAGCGTTTATTATGGGAACGAACCTTTGATTTAATCATGCTCGACCTAACGATGCAAACTCAGTCTGGGTATGAGATTTTTGAATATGTAAGAAATGATCTCGTCTTAAAGTGGATTCCACTTGTCGTATTATCTGGAAAGAAGGATAGGAAGGATAAGATTAGATGTTATCGGATGGGAGCGGATCATTATGTAACCAAACCCTTCCATTTTGAGGAATTGGAGGCCTGTATCTACCGTCTGCTTACGAGAACTCAGTACTATGAGCATATGGCTTTTCGTGACCCATTAACAGGAGTGAACAATCGACGTTCTTTTGATCACCAGATGCAGGTAGAACTGGCTCAAACCCGCAGAAAACAGGAGCCCATTTCGATAGCTTTTCTTGATATCGATTATTTTAAAAAAATTAATGATAGTTATGGACATCATATTGGTGATTTAGTATTGCAAGGGGTGGGACATAAAATACAGCAAAGCTTACGTGAAACAGATATATTAGCGCGTTATGGAGGAGAGGAATTTGTAATTGCCTTCCCTGGAACGTCTGCTGAGCAGGCTACAATGGTTTTAGAGAGAATCCGAGATCAGCTACAGCAATCTCCTGTATTACAAATAGATGGGCGAGATTTTCATATTACGTTCTCGGCAGGAGTTGCTGATTGGGACCATATAATGCCGCAGCACAAATGGCTGGAGCTAGCTGATCGGGCTATGTACAAGGCGAAGCGCCAAGGGCGTAACCAAATTGTTAGAGCTAAGCTGGAACGGGACAAGCCTCGAAATGAGCCGGAAGCAAAAAAGAAAAAATGCTTACTTATAGCTGATGATGATCCAATGATTCGCTCAATCCTAAGAACAAAGCTTGCACATTTAGAAGTGGATATCGTAGAAGCCACAGATGGGAAAGAGGCGCTGGAAGCTATGAGGAAAAGGCGACCACAGCTTTGTATTTTAGGTGGAATTACGCCCAAACTGGATGGATTTTCCTTATTGCAGATAGTTCGACAAGATCAAGCATTACGTAAGATGAGAATCATTATGCTTTTAGCAAGAAATAATCAAAAAGATATCATTCAAGGATTGTCGTTAGGAGCAGACGATTATATGTCAAAACCGTTTTCAATGCTTGAATTGGAATTGCGTGTAAAGAGGCTGTTGTATGCCGAGTAA